The genomic segment TTCCCATCACCGTCTATGCGCTGCGCAAAGATGGATTTAACGGAGATATTGCGCTGGCTTTTTTAAAGAACGCACCGAGAGGATTCGTTCTGAGCGGGGGCCTGATACCGGCCGGCCAGGACCAGGTGCGGCTCACGCTGACGGTTCCGCAACAGCAGCCGCAGCGGGCACCCCTGACTCTGAACATGGAAGGCCGAGCGCTGATTCAGGGACATGAGGTTCGCCGCGAGGCGGTACCGGCTGAAGATATGATGCAGGCATTTGCCTACCGGCATCTCGTCCCCGTGAAAGACCTCAGGGTTGCGGTTACGAGGCGCAGTTTGTTCAGGAGCCCGGTAAGAATCCAGGGCGATACACCGCTGAAGATCACTGCCGGCGGCACCGTCAGGATTCCAGTTGAATTGCCGCCGATTCCGCCGAACGCTCTTATAGACAAGGTCCAGTTCGAGTTGAGCGAGCCGCCGGAGGGAATCGAACTCCGGCAGACGTCGCAGGCTCAGGAAAGCGCCGAGATCGTCCTGCAATGCGATGCGGCAAAAGCCAAGACCGGCTTGAAGGGAAACCTGATCATCAGCATCTCTGCCGAGAGAACGCCGCCCGCTGCAAACGGAAGGCCGCAGCCGAACAGGCAACGCGTCCCTCTGGGCACGCTACCGGCCATCCCTTTCGAAATCGTCAAACGCTAGGAGAAGCAGGGTCGGGACAGTCAACGCAGAAAAGTCAGACGCCGGGCGGTGCCAGCAGTGACCGCACCATCTCTCGAAACTCCTCCGGGGGCAGCAGCCGTTTCTCCCGAAGCGATCGCTCCTTGACTTCCGCAAGCAACGCCATCATCTGCTGCGGGGTCGCCTGTATCCCCATCTGATCGAGGAAAAACGCGATGCTGTCGATACCGCTTCCCTTGCCGAGCACGGCCCGCACCGGCGTGTTTCCGACCAGCTCCGGCCGGAACGGCGCCAGCTCCGTCGGGAACTCGGCCCCGCAATTGCGCAGCCAGCTCACAATGATGCCGCTCTCGATGTCAAACAGGTTCTCTCCGACAACGCAGCGATTGGCGGGCATGCGAACAGCGGCGAGCTGCTGCACCAGGCGCGACACCTGGACGAACTTGTCGGTCTTCAAGCCCAGATCGACGTCGTACATTGTCTTCATGGCCAGCGCCAGTTCCTCGTACGCGCAGTTGCCCGCGCGTTCGCCGATACCGGTGACCGAGGTATGGGCGACCTGACAGCCCGCTGCCATTGCCATAAGAGTGTTTGCCACGCCCATGCCGAAATCGTCGTGGAAGTGCACCTCGAAGGGTGTATCCGGGAAGACCTGGCGCATCCGCCGGACCAGATAAGGTACCGTGTGCGGGGCGAGGCCGCCGAAGGTGTCGACGATAGTGAGCGCATCCATGTGACCCTCAGAGGCCACGCGCTTCAGCATCGTGAGCACCCAATCAAGCGGCGCCCGGGAGAAGTCGATCGGAAAGAAGACGACGTAGAGCCCGTTGTCCCGGGCAAACCGGGTCGCCTCTATCGAGGTTGCGATCGCCTTGGCCGGCTCCCAACGGTAGGCGCGCTCAATGATGTGGGTCGAGCTTGGAACCTCCATGATGATGCCTTTGACGCCGGTGTCGAGCGAGCGCTTGACATCCTCGACCATACAACGCGCGAAGCTGAAGACCTGCGTCTTCGACTTCTCGAGGCGCCTCACGATTTCGCCGATCGCCTGCGCGTCCGACTTTGACACGACCGGCATGCCGGCCTCGAGCCGATGCATGCCGACCTCGGCAAGGGCTTCGGCAATCCGGATCTTGTCGTCCTTGGTGAAGATGATGCCGGCCTGCTGTTCTCCGTCGCGCAGCGTCACATCATGCAGACTTGGGTGGGGATCGAAGGTGATCCGGGCTCGAACATCATCGGCGAAATTCCAGGGGCTGGTAAACCACATATCGGTCTGCCATGGTTGGTGCATGTCGATTCTCCTCCACGTCAGCACGGGACGGCCGTTTCCAGGATGTTCCGTCAAACGGGACCTGGCTGAAGGCAGTACGCTTTTCCAACGATGTGCCAGAATATCATCGGACCGGGAGTAAATCATCCGGGATCATGACCGGCTCCGCCTGGGAGCAGGAAATCTGTAAACTGAGACAAAACCCCACTTCGTCGGCAGAATCTGGGGGATAATCGGGCTGCCCTGGGAGCCGAAGAATCAAGGTTGGGCTGTTCCGCGGAACATACTCTCTTTTTTACGGAGGGAGCAGATGAGAATACGATACGCGCTGGGCATTCATCTCGTCATGGCCACCTTTGCGATGGTTACCTGTACCGCCTGCTCGACGCCCAGGCAACCCACCCTGGGAGAGATCTGGCAGGTGTTGAAAGTCAAGGAATCCGTCGACCTGACGCACTCCTTCGAGCCCGGCATTCCTCACTGGCCGGGTTTTCCGGA from the Terriglobia bacterium genome contains:
- a CDS encoding pyruvate carboxyltransferase, producing the protein MHQPWQTDMWFTSPWNFADDVRARITFDPHPSLHDVTLRDGEQQAGIIFTKDDKIRIAEALAEVGMHRLEAGMPVVSKSDAQAIGEIVRRLEKSKTQVFSFARCMVEDVKRSLDTGVKGIIMEVPSSTHIIERAYRWEPAKAIATSIEATRFARDNGLYVVFFPIDFSRAPLDWVLTMLKRVASEGHMDALTIVDTFGGLAPHTVPYLVRRMRQVFPDTPFEVHFHDDFGMGVANTLMAMAAGCQVAHTSVTGIGERAGNCAYEELALAMKTMYDVDLGLKTDKFVQVSRLVQQLAAVRMPANRCVVGENLFDIESGIIVSWLRNCGAEFPTELAPFRPELVGNTPVRAVLGKGSGIDSIAFFLDQMGIQATPQQMMALLAEVKERSLREKRLLPPEEFREMVRSLLAPPGV